One region of Fimbriiglobus ruber genomic DNA includes:
- a CDS encoding ATP-binding protein, translated as MTPEVYDPPPDTPTPPSEPAKKTDPDSPPRGRPRNGRKRDGLSDPESVEPVLFVAEDWTDFRNLDRITTKAGVPRDLLPRVAVKELVDNALDAAGPAGTVKYGPLTADDDAFGFFVADDGAGIKGTDADLATHFSIRRPLTTSKMKLMPTRGKLGNGIRVAVGVAILGRGTVRVSTRGRTLTLVPQADDGTTRVAAGAPWDGTGTRIEVTLLDPMAELARDDDDLFRWADTAVALNRGTHFRGETSPWWYTPLGFHDLLRAAGRERVARVFKTLSGCSASRKVARLNADYPGRTCDSLTAAESSAILALARDGTKAVPPRLLGAVGPLDDYPGYKKVVGVRADADRQVPYVLEAWARRSESEEVTVCVNRTPIVTEVSLQRDDRAEYAIYGAGLSHAGIAAGQKRFGEYDVLLNVVAPDVPLMSSGKEPNLRPMAGNILAAISGAIKRLKAAVPVTPAGSSARSQKDVIRAHLPTEAARLSGDGAYQFSLRQLFYAIRPKLIAAIGREPMYERFARVVGEYEDAHGEIDGLYRDNRGTLVHPHSGTGDGLPLGTRMVAAYARPEWQFNKILYCEKEGLFPVLRHVRWPERYDCALLTSKGFASRAAHDLLARLEGGTEPITFFCIHDADGPGTVIFESLRDTLQPHGVRVVNLGLDPAEGRAMGLDVEPVARKRRKDGKPAKVVAGRYLPKADREWLQTHRIELNAMTSPQFVAWLSRKMDAHHDGKVIPPAPVVATAFEAGVRATLTRSLEAEALRRARIGERVETAIAGHRGRLDAIAARVGADLTSALGDEPTARWAAVIDRESAATAQEIANQLVGPPKTEE; from the coding sequence ATGACGCCCGAAGTTTACGACCCGCCTCCCGACACTCCGACCCCGCCGTCCGAACCGGCGAAGAAAACGGACCCGGACTCACCGCCCCGCGGCCGGCCACGCAACGGAAGAAAACGTGACGGGCTTAGCGACCCCGAGTCCGTCGAGCCGGTTCTGTTCGTCGCCGAGGATTGGACCGACTTCCGCAACCTCGACCGGATCACGACCAAGGCCGGCGTCCCCAGGGATCTGCTCCCGCGGGTCGCGGTCAAGGAACTCGTCGACAACGCCCTGGACGCGGCCGGTCCGGCGGGGACCGTCAAATACGGCCCACTCACCGCGGACGACGACGCGTTCGGGTTCTTCGTCGCGGACGACGGGGCCGGCATCAAGGGTACGGACGCCGACCTCGCCACCCACTTCTCGATCCGCCGCCCACTGACCACGTCCAAGATGAAACTGATGCCGACCCGGGGGAAGCTCGGGAACGGGATCCGGGTGGCCGTCGGGGTCGCCATCCTCGGCCGGGGAACGGTCCGAGTGAGTACCCGCGGTCGCACCCTGACGCTCGTCCCCCAAGCCGACGACGGGACCACCCGCGTCGCCGCGGGCGCGCCGTGGGACGGAACCGGGACGCGAATCGAAGTCACCCTGCTCGACCCAATGGCCGAACTCGCCCGCGACGACGACGACCTGTTCCGGTGGGCGGACACGGCCGTCGCCCTCAACCGGGGGACCCATTTCCGGGGCGAAACGTCCCCGTGGTGGTACACCCCGCTCGGGTTCCACGACCTCCTCCGGGCGGCCGGCCGGGAGAGGGTGGCCCGCGTGTTCAAGACCTTGAGCGGGTGCTCGGCCAGCCGTAAGGTCGCCCGCCTGAACGCGGACTACCCGGGGCGGACGTGCGACTCCCTAACGGCCGCCGAATCGTCGGCCATCCTGGCCCTCGCCCGGGACGGGACCAAGGCCGTCCCCCCGCGCCTGCTCGGGGCCGTCGGGCCCCTCGACGACTACCCGGGGTACAAGAAGGTCGTCGGCGTGCGGGCCGACGCCGACCGCCAAGTCCCGTACGTCCTGGAGGCGTGGGCCCGGCGGAGCGAGTCCGAGGAGGTGACCGTGTGCGTCAATCGCACCCCGATCGTCACCGAGGTCAGCCTCCAGCGGGACGACCGGGCCGAGTACGCGATCTACGGGGCCGGCTTGTCCCACGCGGGAATTGCCGCCGGCCAGAAGCGGTTCGGTGAGTACGACGTGCTGCTCAACGTGGTCGCCCCCGACGTCCCGCTCATGAGCAGCGGGAAGGAGCCGAACCTGCGGCCGATGGCCGGAAATATCCTGGCCGCCATCTCGGGCGCCATCAAGCGGCTCAAGGCGGCTGTCCCCGTGACACCGGCCGGGAGCTCGGCCCGCAGCCAGAAGGACGTCATCCGGGCCCACCTGCCGACTGAGGCGGCCCGGCTGAGCGGGGACGGGGCGTACCAGTTCTCCCTCCGCCAACTGTTCTACGCCATCCGCCCGAAGTTGATCGCCGCGATCGGGCGGGAGCCGATGTACGAACGGTTCGCCCGGGTGGTCGGCGAGTACGAAGACGCGCACGGAGAGATCGACGGCCTGTACCGGGACAACCGCGGCACCCTCGTCCACCCGCACAGCGGGACCGGCGACGGCCTCCCGCTCGGGACCCGAATGGTAGCCGCGTACGCCCGCCCGGAATGGCAGTTCAACAAGATCCTGTACTGCGAGAAGGAGGGCCTGTTCCCGGTCCTCCGGCACGTCCGGTGGCCCGAGCGGTACGATTGCGCGCTGCTCACATCCAAGGGGTTCGCGAGTCGGGCCGCCCACGACCTGCTGGCCCGCCTGGAGGGCGGGACGGAGCCGATCACGTTCTTCTGCATCCACGACGCCGACGGGCCCGGGACGGTCATCTTCGAGTCCCTCCGGGACACACTCCAGCCGCACGGGGTCCGGGTCGTCAACCTCGGGCTCGACCCGGCCGAGGGGCGGGCCATGGGGTTGGACGTCGAGCCGGTCGCCCGCAAGCGGCGGAAGGACGGGAAGCCGGCCAAGGTGGTGGCCGGCCGGTACCTGCCCAAGGCCGACCGGGAGTGGCTCCAGACCCACCGCATCGAGTTGAACGCGATGACGTCCCCCCAGTTCGTCGCGTGGCTGTCCCGCAAGATGGACGCCCACCACGACGGGAAGGTGATCCCGCCGGCCCCGGTCGTGGCGACCGCGTTCGAGGCCGGGGTCCGGGCAACCCTGACGCGTTCGCTGGAGGCCGAAGCCCTCCGCCGGGCGCGGATTGGCGAGCGCGTCGAGACCGCGATCGCGGGCCACCGCGGGCGGTTGGACGCGATCGCCGCGCGGGTGGGAGCCGACCTGACGTCCGCCCTGGGCGATGAGCCGACGGCCCGCTGGGCGGCGGTGATCGACCGGGAGTCCGCCGCCACGGCCCAGGAGATCGCGAATCAGTTGGTCGGTCCGCCCAAGACCGAGGAGTAA